The DNA sequence GTAGGTGCAGAAGTCCCCGATCTCGTCCTCTTCGACGAGGCCCGGCAGATAGGAGGCGCCGGGGATCTCGAAGGTGCGGCGCAGGCTCTCCTGGTCCTTGACGAGCAGGGCCGAGCTTCCGTGCGGGAGGAAGAGGGACTTGTGCGCGTCGACGGCGATCGAGTCGGCCTCCTCGATGCCCCGCAGCGCGGCGCGGCCGCGCTCGGTGATGCGGAAGAAGCCGCCGAAGCAGGCGTCGGCGTGGAACCAGATGCCCTCCTCGCGGCAGATCCCGGCGATCGCCGCCAGGTCGTCCACCGCACCGGAATTGGTGGTTCCGGCGGTGCCCACGACGGCGGCAGGAACCAGCCCGGCGGCCCGGTCGGCGGCGATGGCGGCCCGCAGGGCGCCGAGGTCCATCGCGCAGTCCTCGCGGGCGGCCACCGAGCGGATCCGGGAGCCCGGGATGCCGGCGATGCCGGCCGCCTTGGCGACCGAGTAGTGGCCCTCGGAGGAGACGTAGACGACGGGCTCCCCGGGGAGGTCCTCGGCGGCCCGCCGGGCGCAGAGCAGGCCCATCAGGTTGGCTATGGAGCCGCCCGTGGTGAGGTACCCGAAGGAGCCCTCCCCGTAGCCGAGCATCCGGCCGTACCAGCGGATGACGTTGCGCTCGATCTGCTGGAAGCCGGGGGCGGCGATCCACACTCCGGCGAAGCGGTTGATCGAGCGGGCGATGAAGTCGCCGACCGCGCCCTGGAAGAGGCCCCCGGAGGGGACGTGCGCCATGAACCCGGGGTGGGGGTGCATGGTGCCGTTGGCGGTGGCCGGGCCGAAGAGCTCGTCGAGGAGCTCGCCGACCTCGGCCCCTTGCCGCGGGATCTCGTCCTCGCGCAGTTCGGCGCAGATCTTGCGGCCCGCCTCGTACGCCTCCGTCTGCAGGGAGTCGTTGACGTAGCTGGCGGGGTGCGCGCCGTCGGCCAGCTCCTGGTGGAAGCCGAGGACCCGCTCGGAGACGGCGTCGAGCAGTGCGCGCATGGCCTGCGGGGAGAGGTTGAGTGCCAGCTCCTCCTGCTGCCCCGCGGTCACTTCTTGCCCCCGCGGGTCGCGGCGGTCGCGGTGGTGACGCCGCCCGCGCCGGCCGTGGTGCCGGGGTCGGTGTGGCCGGCGACGGACCTCCCCTTGCCCCCGATCCGCTCGCCGAAGGCCTGGTGGATCTTCCCGGCCTCGGTCTCCGGATCGAAGCGCTCCAGCAGGTCCGTGAGGGCCTGCTGGTCGCGTTCGTACAGCTCCAGGGAGACGTCGTACGGGATGGTCGTGAAGGCCACGCGCTGGTAGAGCGGGACGAAGTGGTCCGGGTAGCGCTCGTGCAGCTCCCGTTCGATGCGCCGCTGTGTGTGGTACTGCTGCTGTCCGGCCTGCGCGCTGAGCTCGTCCAGGTGGGCCCGGGACAGCGCGATGATCGCGTCGCCCGGCGCCTTGCGGGCGGCCGTGAAGTCGGCCAGCGTCTGCTGGACGGCGGCGGCCGGGTCGTGCCGGGTGAGCGCCCGCTGGAACAGCTCGATGAAGGTCGCGACGTCCTCGAAGCTGCAGTTGATGCCCTGTCCGTAGAACGGGACCATCGTGTGCGCGGCGTCGCCGAGGAGCACGGTGCGGCCGTAGTGGAACGGGTTGCACCGGACGATCTTCAAGGAGGCCGGCGGAGCGGCGAAGAAGTCGTCCGTCAGGTCGGGGAGCAGACTCACCGCGTCCGGGAAGTACTTGTAGAAGAACGCCTTCACCGCCGCGGAGGTGGTGAGCTGGCGCAGGCCCGGACGGCCGTTCTCGTCGGGATCCAGCGGCATGAACAGCGTCGTGGTGTACGAGCCGTCCTGGTTGGGCTGGGCGATGAGGACGAACTCGCCGCGCGGCCACAGGTGCAGGGCGTGCCGGTCGTCGCCGCTGGTCATCGTGCGCAGCGCGTGCTCGCCCTTGCCGCCGGGCGGCATGTGGAGCTCGATGTAGCCGTGCTTGATGAACTCCTGCTGGACCTCGAGCCGGGCGCCGGCCTTGGTCATCTCGTGCCGGACGATGCTGTTGGCACCGTCCACGCCGAGCAGCAGGTCGCCCTCGGCCTCCCGGACGCCCTTGTCCTTCGCGACGAAGACGGCGCGGGCGTTGCGGGTGTCGACCTTGATCGCCTCGTGGTCGAAGAAGACCCGGGCTCCGGCTTCCTCCGCCTCGGTGAGCAGGGTGCAGTGGAGCACGTGGCGCGGGATGGACAGGAGATGGTGTTCCTTGGTCCCGTAGGGCTGGGACGTCAGGGAACCGTCGTCGTGGTGCACGACCCGCCGCGGGCACGGGACACCGTGGCCGTAGAGGACGTCGCGCAGTTCCGGATCGAGCGTGGACAGGCCGCGCAAGGTCAGGGTGAGGTTGAAGGAATGACCGCGCCCGGTGCGCGGCAGACGCGGATCGGGACCGCGTTCGTAGATGTCGACTTCGATGGAAAGTTTGCGCAGCTGCCGTGCCACGAGGCAGCTGACGGGGCCCCCACCGATGAGGATCGCTCTCAAGGGAAAGTCCTCCAGATTCTGTGTACAGAGCGGCAGTTGAGCCGATGTGTCACACGCGGCGATCCTCAGGCCAAAGTTTCCGGGCGGACAACGGAACAGAGGTCGGTGTGTCACCTCCGGAGTGACCGGAACACGGCGTTCAGGAGGCCGGAACCGGCATTTTGCGGGACGGACGGTGCACGGCCCCCTCCCACAGCGGCTTCACGCGCGGCAGGCTCGACGGCGGCTGCGGAAGCGTCGCCGGATACACGGCGTCGATCTCGCGGGCGATCGTCACGCGGCTGATCAGCTGCGAGTGGTCCGAGCGCGGCAGTTCCACCTCGAAGAGGTCGTGCAGCAGCGCCGGGATCTCCTGCGGCTTGAACCGGCGCTCGGTGGCCGTACCGTCCGGCAGCACGGTGGTCAGGACGGTGCTGTCGAGGAAGTGGTGCTCCCGCTCACCCATCTTCTGGGCCACCAGGCGGCACGCGAACGGCGAGCGCGGGTGCGTGGACAGGAAGTGGTTCGCGACCAGCCAGTCCTGTGGGTGGCGCTGGTCCAGGGTGAAGGCGTGCAGGTCGAACCAGCCCTGCGGACCGCTGGCCTGGAGCGCGTACACGCCGTCGCCCAGCTCGGTGGTCTCCCGGTTCAGCCGGAAGCCCCAGCCGTCGGAGGTCACCTCGGCGCCGTCCGCCAGCTCGACGGGCTCCAGCGGGTTGCGGCCGAACCCCGGGTCGCACACCCACACCCGGCCGGTCTCGGCGGTCTCCGCCGTTTCCACCCGCAGCAGGGCGTGCGTGGCCGGGCGGATGCCGTCGGCGCCGACCCGGACCCGCGAGGCGAGCCCCGTCACCGCGAAGCCGATGCGCTCCAGCGCGGCCGCGAGCAGCAGGTTGTGCTCGTAGCAGTAGCCGCCGCGGCGCCGGCGCACCAGCTTGTTCTGCAGATCCAGCAGGTCCAGGGAGACCGGTCGGCCGAGGACGATGTCGACGACCTCGAAGGGGATGGCGGTGATGTGCGCCCGGGTCAGGGCACGGAGCACATCGATCGTGGGGGCGAGCTCCCCGGTGTAGCCGATCCGCAGGAGGTACGCGTCCAGATCAAGTCGGCTGCCCTGCCAGGCCGTGGCGTCGTCGTTCTGCATCATGGCGCTCATCGTGCATACCGGACCCGCAACGGTCCGGTGTCCGGTCCCGAGAACGTCAGATCGGCCGGGAATCCATCACCTTCGCCACCTGCCCGGGTACCACCCGACCCCCCCGCATCCCTTGTGCCGCAAGGGCTGTGGGGCCCCGCCACCACCCTCCGGGCACACCCAGGTGGCCGCCGCACCTCCCCTGCGCGCAGGTCCCCGGCGGACGGTGTGACTGCATCCGACGCAGTCAAGGGGGCATGTCATGACCACCGTCATGAACACCAACGTCCGGAAGGAAGGGTCCGTCGTGGGGGCGCAGAGGGGCCGCGCCACCGCGGTCCAGCTCCGGCGAGACCAGCTGAGCGAGGTGACCGAGGACCTGTGCGCCACGGTCTTCGCCTCGCTCCGCCGCAAGGATCAGCGGGAAAGAGGCCTGCAGTACGTACGGGGCCTGCTCACCACCCATGGGCGCAAGTCGATCCGCAGCATCGCCGCGCAGGTCGGGGGCCCCGCCGCCGAGCAGAGCCTGCACCACTTCATCTCCAGTTCCACCTGGGACTGGCAGCCCATCCGCACCGCGCTCTCGCGCTACCTGGAGGCCTCCACCCCGCTCACCGCGTGGGTCGCCCAGCCGATGGCGATACCCAAGGGCGGCGAGCACTCCGTGGGCGTGGGCCACCGCTTCGACCCGCACCAGGGCCAGATGTTCCGCGGCCAGCAGGCCTTCGGCACCTGGTTCATCTCTCCCGAGATGGCCACTCCGGTGGGCTGGCGGCTCTTCCTGCCGGACGCCGAGAACAACGCCGAGGCCGTGGCCAATTCGGCCCAGCGCCAGGTCGGCGCGCCCGAGGCCGCGCAGCACATGTCGTACGAGGAGTGCGCCGCGAGCGGCGTCATCGAGACGGTCAAGGCCTCCGGGATGCCCGCGCGTCCCGTGGTCCTCGACATCCGGCACATCGGCACCCGCCTGACGATGAACCGCTTCGCCGAGGCCCGGGTACCCGTCATCGCGCGGATCAGCCCGAACAGCCGGCTGCTCGTCACCGACCCGGCACTGCCCGGCTACGGCTCCGGCCTCATGAACGCCGGAGACGTGCTCCAGTCCATCAAGGGGCTGCGCACGCCCGTGGAATGGCAGGATCCGGTCAACCCGTCCGTGCACCGCAGCAGTCTCGCCGCCGCGGTGCGCGTGATGATGCCCGACCCGTCGCAGTCCCGCCGCCGCCAGCTGCTGCTGATCGGCGAGTGGACCGACCCGCGCCGGCTGCCGACCCAGATGTGGATCACCGACCTGACCCGGCTGCCCGTGGGGCCGCTGCTGCGGCTCACCAAGAAGGCCCGCCGGGTCACGCTCTCCGCCCAGCACAGCGGCCAGGAACTGGGCCTGCGCGACTACGCGGGGCGCTCCCTGCACGGCTGGCACCGGCACGTCACCATGGCCTCCATCGCGCACGCCGCCCACAGCCTCGTGGGTCCGGCGCAGCACCAGGAGTCCTACGCCGTGCCCGCGACCTCCTGACCCGCCTCGGCACGCCGCTCCTGCAGCACCTGGCGGGCCTTGCGCAGGCGCAGCGCCATCTGGATCTCCAGGGCCCGGTCCGGCTTCTGCCACAGCGGGCCGAGCAGTTCCGCGATGCGGTCCAGGCGGCGCGAGACGGTGTTGGCGTGGACGTGCAGCGCCTCGGCCGCGTGAGTGGGGCTGCCGCCCGACTCGAAGTACGCGTCCAGGGTGCGGGCCAGCTCCGTGAAGCGGGTCTCGTCGTACTCCAGTACCGGGCCGATCGTCGAGCCGATGAACGCCTCGACATCGTGGTCCGTGGACAGCAGCAGGCCCAGGAAGCCCAGTTCGCTCAGCGAAGCGGTGCCGCCGGCCCCGTCCAGCGCGGTCAGGGCGTCCAGGCAGCGCACGGCCTCGGCATACACCCGGGCCACCTCGGGGGCGCCCTGCGAGGGGCCCGCGGCGCCCGTGGACACCGGGTGGCCGAGCAGCGGTGACAGCTCGGCCGAGACCTGGCGGGCGGCGGCCGAGGCGTCGGAGCCGGGCAGCACGAGCACGATGCAGCCGCGGCGCACGCCCTTGAGGCCGTTCATCCGGTAGGCGTACGACGACGCCCAGGCCACGGCCCTGCCCAGCTCCCCGCCCTCCGGCCGGGCCACGACCACGACGTGCGGGCGGTCCAGCTCGATGCCCAGGCGCCGCACCCGCTCCAGCAGGTGCCGGTCGGAGCGGTTCGGCCGGTCCAGCAGTTCCTGGAGCAGCTCCTCGTGGACCGGCCCCTCGGCCGCCGCCATGCCGCGCTGGATCAGGATCAGCGAGGCCACCGTCTGCGAGGCCATCTGCAGCAGCCGTACGTCCTCCACGGTGAGCGGCGCCGAGGCGTGCAGCACCAGGACGCCCAGGTTCTCGGCGCCGGCCAGCACCGGGGCCAGCCACACGTCACCGGGCAGTTCCACGGGCAGCAGGTCGGCATGGACCGCCAGGGCCGCCTTCGCCACGGCCTCCTCGTCGAGGTCGGCCGGCAGCTCGCCGGTGGAGACCAGCGGCCGCCCGCCGGGATCCCGGACCTGGAGGACCCCGTCCAGCGCGTCCGCGGTGGCCCGAGCCAGCGCCGACATGTTCGCCCCGTCCAGGACCAGCCCGGCCATCCGGGCGTGGCACTCCCACAGGTAGCGGACCCGGGTCAGCGTGGTGTTGGTCCGGGAGCCGAACCACTCCAGCTCGGTGACCTCCTCCCGGGTCTGCTCCAGCAGCCGCGCCTTCTCGATGGCGACGGCGGCCAGGTCGGCGAGCGAGAACAGCAGCCCGATCTCGTCCGGGGTGAAGCGGCGCACGGCGCGGTCGGCGCCGTACAGGGCGCCCAGGGTGGTCTCCCCGTGGCGCAGCGGCACCGCGATGATCGCGTGCAGGCCCTCGGCGCGGACCACGGCGTCCAGGCCGGGGCCGTGCGGAACGGTGTCGTCGTTCAGGTAGTCGGCGCTCCACACGGGCGCGCGGCGGGCCTGGGCCATGCTGCCCAGGCCGTGGCCGGCGCCCGCTTCGAGCCCGACGTTGAGGTCGGTGGTCTCGCCCTCGGAGGTCCGTACGTAGCCCGTGCCGTCGGGGCGGTCGAGTGAGACCCAGGCCATGTCGAAGCCGAGCAGCCGCCGGGCCCGCCGGGTGATCACCCGCAGCAGGCTGTCCAGGTCGTACGGCGAGGTCAAGTCGTGCGCGGTGTCCACCAGCGCGGTGAGCGCCGCCTCCCGTTGCTGACGCCGCCCGGCGCTCGCCTGGACCGCGCGCGCCAGTTCCAGTGCCCGGGTCAGCTCGGCGATCTCCGCCGCGCCGGCCCCCGCCCTGCGCCTGTCGGACAGCAGACCCTCGAAGCGGCTCTGCGGTGCTTCCTCCGCGAGGAGTTCCAGCACGGCCAGCGTGCCGGAGCCCCCCGGATCGGAACCGATGTCCGGCCCCATGTGTGTCTCCCCCCATCTGACCAGTGAAATCAAGCCAGATCACCGAACCTAGGTTCCGTCCGGCGACGGGTCAAGCGGACTCCTGCCGGTGGGGCGTGGTCGCGGGTGGTGGTGGCCCGGCAACCACCGGGGCGCCGAGGAGTGTCGCGGGGTCACCTTCTCGGTGCCCCGGCCAGCCGGGATTCTGACATCCGTACCGAAAGAGGACGCCGCACACCACGGGGGCAGAGAGCGTCATGACACTGGTCAGGGACTACCGGCGTGCGCCGGAACAGAGCCGGAGTGCGGGGGAGGGGGCCGGGCGGCCCGACGGCCCCGCGCCGTGCGGGCACGAGCGGGCCCCGCGGCCCGACGCCATCGCGCCGCCGCGCTCCCGCGCCCGCTCCACCGACGCCGCGATGAGACTGCTCGGCTTCGACGGCTCCCTGGCGGGCGATTCCCCGACGCGGCCGCGCTCCGGCTCGTTCCTGGCGGTCGGCAGTGGTACGGGCGCCGTCGCGCTCTCCGCGGCCCTCGCCGGCTCCGAGCGGGTCGTCGCCTCGGACACCGACCCGCAGGCCGTGCGCACCACGGCGCTGACCGCCGCCCGGCACGGGCTGTCGGATCGGGTGCGGGCCGTCGAGGGGGACCTCTTCTCCGGTCTCGGCGCCCACGAGCGCTTCGCCACCGTCTACTGGCACTCCGACTTCGTGCCGGCCCTCGCGGAGCACCACTGCGCCCACGCCCACACCCACGCCCACACCCGCGCGTCCGCGCCCGCCGGCTACGCCGCCCACCTGCGCTACCTCACCGAGGCACCCCGGTGGACCGAGCCGGGCGGGTCGGCGCTGCTGCACTTCAGCGACCGCGGCGACGTGCCGGGCCTGTGGGACCTGGCCGACACCTGCGGCCGCGAGCTGCGCGTGCTGCGCAGCCGCCGGATCAAGGAGGCCGACGGGATCGTCGAGCACCTGCTGTTCGAGATCACCGTCGCCCCGGTGGCGCCTCCCGAGCCCGCGCCCCGCGCGCTCACCCCTCGGGTACGGGTACGCGGCCGGGCTTGATCCGGAGCTCCAGCAGGGCCCGGGCCCGGGACCACACGGCGACGCACGCCCGGCTGTGCCGGTCCGCCGCCCCGGCCAGGGCGGGGGCGGCGGCCGCCAGGTCCAGATCGCGGCGGGCCCGCGGGCCGGTGCCGCTGAGCGTGTCGCCGCGCAGCAGCGCCCCGTGGGCCACCGCGTCCAGCGCGGCCCCGGACAGCGCCACACCGGTGCCCCAGCCGACGAGCCGGGGCACGGTGCCGGCCGCCGTCGCCGGGTCGAAGCCCGACCACATCAGGCGGTGCGGGCGGGCCCCCGCGGCGACCAGGGCGGGCCATCGGGGGTCGTCGTAGCGGGCGTCGGCGCGGTCGTAGAGCAGCCGGGCGACCTGCACCGCGGCCGGGCCGAGTGCGGTGACGTGCAGGCCCGAGACGAAGGCGATCCGGCCGAGGTCCAGGCCCGCGGCATGCGCGAGGCCCAGTCCGGCGAGCCAGGCATCGAGGACGGCCTCGTACGCCTCCACCCCGAACACCGGGCCGCAGTAGACGCTCAGGCCCTCGCCGAGACAGCGCAGGGCGGCGGTCAGCCCCTCCGGGGTGGCCTCCACCGCCACCAGGGCGTTGGGCCGCCGGACGCGGTGCGCGAGACGCCGGACCGCTTCCGTCTTCGCGCTCGCGCCCGCGTCGGCGTGCCAGGGGGCGAGGGGCACCACGACCAGGCCGTCCGCGCCGTCGCCGGCCGTGTACCAGGGCAGCAGGATGTCGCAGGCCCGGCGCGCGTCGCCGGCGACCAGTTCCTCCAGCAGCTCGCCCGGACCGTCGTACCGGTCCCCCCGGGCCTCGCCGTGGACGGCGGAGGCGACACCGCGCTCCAGCTCCGGGTCGTAGACGTCCGTGCGGTCCAGGTCGGCCAGGACGGAATCCACGTCGCACAGCAGGCCGCGCACCCCGGAGACCGTGATCAGGCGGTCGAGATCGCCGGCGGCCAGGCCGGTCCGGCCGATGCCCTCCAGCCAGGGCGACACGCCCTCGGCCGCGAGCCGCCGCAGGACGCTCCCGTCCCGCGGCGGTTCAGCGCCCGCCACCGGGCCGGAGTCCGGCCGTGTCCAGCGCGGGCAGGAGCAGCGCCCGGCGGCCGTGCAGGTCGCCCTTCTCGATCCGGCGGTGGACGTCCGCGGCCTCGCTCAGCGGCAGCTTCTCCAGGGCGCGGGGGCGCAGCAGGCCCGCCGCGAGGAGCCGGTTGATGGCCCGGGCGGCCTCGGCCAGTTCGGCGGAGGTGGCGCTGGAGATGACGAAGCCGCGGACGGAGCCGTCCTTCATGTAGAGGGCGCCCGCGGGCAGCACCGGGGCGGTGCGGGCTCCGGCGAGCAGGACGATGCGGCCGCGCGCGGCGAGCGCGTCGACGGCCGCGGTCAGGTCGTTGCCGCCGGAGGTGTCCAGGTGCAGGTCGATGCCGCCGGGCGCGAACTCCCGCAGGCGCTCGGCGAGCGCGGGATCGCGGTAGTCGAGCACCTCGGCGGCGCCCAGGGCGCGGCAGTGCCCGAAGTCCTCCGGGCGGGCGGTGGCCAGCACCCGGGCCCCCGCCTCGGCGGCCATGACCACCATCGCGCTGCCGACGTTGCCGGCGGCGCCCGCGACCAGGACGGTGTCGCCGGCGCGCAGCGCGCCGTGGGTGAAGAGTCCGAGGTAGGCGGTCGCCGCCGGGTGCACCACGGCCACGGCCTCGTACGGGTCCACGCCCTCCGGCAGCCGGTAGAGCCGCTCGGCGGGGACCACGGCGAGCTCGGCCGCCGGGCCCTGACGGCCGGCGTGGCCGAGGCTGTTGCTCCACACCTGGTCGCCGGGGCGCAGGCCGGGCGCGCCCGGGCCCGCCTGGACGACCGTGCCCACGAGGTCGCGGCTGATCACGAAGGGGAAGGGGACCGGGGTCCGGTACAGGCCGGAGCGGACGAAGGTGTCCACCGGGTTGACGGTCGTGGCGGTGACCCGCACCAGGACGTCGCCGGGGCCGGGGACGGGGGCGGGCAGTTCGCCGTACTTGATGGCGTCCGGGGACCCGAGTTCTTCGATGAAGGCAGCACGCATGGTCGGATTGTGCGCGGGGCCACACGGCAGGGCACACCCTGCTCGCCAAGTCCGTCAACTCCCGGGCCCGCGGGGCTGTTCGCCGTCCTAGGGTGACGTCCGTGCAGCTGGAATTCACCGAAATCGACCCCCACGGGCCCGTGTTCGAGTCGCTGGCCCGCCCCCTCTACCGGGCGCTGCGGCCCGCCCTGTCCGACGCCGCCTTCACCGCCTTCGCCCGCGAGGGCGCGGCCCAGGGGCTGGTGTTCACGGCCGCACGGACCCCCGACGGCCGCTGCGCGGCCCTGGCCGCGCACCGGGTCCTGGCCACCAGCCGGGGCCGGGTGCTGTTCGTGGACGACCTGGTCGGCGATCCCGCGCTGCGCGGGGCCGGGGCGGGCGGCGCGCTGTGGGAGGAACTCGTACGGCGTGCCCGGCTGGCCGGCTGCGTCCGCGTCGAGCTGGACTCCGGCGTGACCAATCACGGGGCGCACCGCTTCTACCACCGAAAGCGCATGGCGGTGGCCGCATTTCATTTCTCCTACGACCTGGCGCAGGACCCGGAGACGACCTGACGGACCCCCCGGCGCACCTTTGACCGGCGGCCGCGCAGAAAAGCAAGCTTCCGGCCATGACACAGGTCACCAGCACCGAGAATGCACTCTTCGAACTCAGCTCCTCGCTTTATGTGGACGCCGCTCCGGCGGACGTCTACGACATCGTGAGCGATCTCGCCCGCAGCGGCGAATGGAGCCCCGAATGCGTCGGCGGCGAATGGACCGTCGGTACCCCGCGCACCGTCGGTTCCGTCTTCCGCGGTGAGAACCTGCGCAGCGAGGACGTCGTCGGCTGGGCCCCCGTGGTGCGCGGTACCTGGTTCACGGAGTCCGAGGTCGTCGCCGCCGAGCCCGGCCGGGCCTTCCAGTGGGCCATGCGCGACAGCGCCGGCCGCAGGCAGCAGAGCGTCTGGGGCTTCGCGATCGAACCCCAGGGCACCGGCTCGCGCCTCACCCACCACTTCCGCATGATCTCCGCCACCGAGGGGATCCGCGGTATCACCTCGGAGATGTCCGACACCGAGCGGGAGGCGTTCTTCGCCGAATGGGGCGCCAAGGTCGAAGGCGACCTCGGCACGACCCTCGGCCGGATCAAGGACGTCGTCGAAGAGAACTGAAAAGTCTTCCGGCCCCGGCCGGAAGGAATGTACGCCCCGACGCAGTGGAGTTCCGGTATTCCCCTCCGGGCCGGATTCCCGTATCCAACGACGAGAGCCTGACCACATGCTTCTGCAGCGCATAGCAAATCGCGGAATCCGCCTGGGAACCCTCCTCGAACGAGCTGCGTCCCGGCACCCCTCGAACGTCCTGATCCTCGATCACGACCTCGACGCGGCCCCGCAGCTGGGCCGGCGCGCCACGATCGCCGAGGTGGCCGACGCCGTGGACGACCTCGCGTCCCGGCTGTGGGCCGCCGGGGTGCGCCCCGGCGGGCGGGTCGTCATCTACAAGTCGGACGCCTTCGACATCACCCTGCTGGCCTGCTCCGCGGCCCGCATCGGCGCGGTGCCCGTGCTGCTCTCCCCCCAGCTCGACGGTGCGACCGCCGCCGAACTGGTCCGCCGCACCGAGCGGCCGTTCCTGGTCACCGACCGGAGCAAGCTGGACGAGGAGCTGCCCGAGGGCATCTTCGGGATCACCGAGCGGGTCCTGCTGACCGCCGGCGTCCACGAGCAGGCGACGGCGCTGGCCGACCTGGCCGGCGCACGCCGGATCCCCGCGGTCACGATGCCCGTGGACCACCCCACGCTCATCACCCACACGTCCGGCACCACCGGCACCCCGAAGCTGGCCGTGCACACCGGCCGCAGCCTGCAGGCCCGTTACCGTCCGCAGGCCGCCGCGGTGCTCCCCGTACTGCCCGGCCGCGAGACGATCGCGCTGCACGTCTCCTTCGTGCACTCGCGGCTCTTCACCGCCCTCGCCATCTCGCTGCTGCGCGGCTTCCCGATCCTCGTCCTGCGCGAGTCGGACCCGAAGCACGTCGGCGACCTCTTCGCCCAGCTGCGGCCCGGTGTCCTGGAGGCCCACCCCAACTCCTTCATGGAGTGGGAGGAGCTCGCCGAGGACCCGCGCGGCCCGCTGGCCAACGTCAAGCTGTTCAGCAGCACCTTCGACGCGATCCACCCGCGTACGGTGCGCACCCTGCTGGGCGCCACCCGCCGCAGGGGCGCCCTCTTCGGCCAGCTGTACGGCCAGAGCGAGGTCGGCCCCGCCGTCGTACGGGCCTTCTCGCGCCGCCGCGGCGAGGACGACGACGGCCGCTGCGTCGGCATCCCGTTCCCCGGGATGACGGACGTCCGCGTCGTCAGCCGCGACGGCAACCCGGTGTCACCCGACAACCCCGGCTACATCGAGGTCCGCAGCGACGGCCGGATCGTCACTTACCTCGGCGAGCAGGAGCGCTACGACAGCCAGGTCTCCGACGGAGGCTGGTGGCGGATGGGCGATGTCGGCTACCGCACCAAGTGGGGCTGCGTGCACCTGCTGGACCGCGAGGTCGACCTCATCGAGGGCTTCGGCAGCACCCTCGCCGCCGAGGACACCCTCTTCGGGAAGCTCGAGGAGCTCACCGAGGTCATCGTCATCCCCGGCCCGGACGGCCGGGCGACCCCGATCGTCTGCACCAAGGACGACAAGCCGCTGGACGCCATCCGCTGGCAGCGCGCCGCGGCGGGCCTGTCCCCGATGGCCGACCCCGTGCACATGCGGCTGGAAGAACTGCCCCAGACCGCCACGTCCAAGATCAAGCGACTGGAGCTGGTCCGGCTGATCGCCGCCCGGACCGCCCCGCTCGCCTAGCCGCTGCCGGAGAGCCACATGTCAAGAATCATCATCGTGGGCGGCGGCATCGGCGGGCTCGCCGCCGCCCTCGGCATCAGCGAACGGGGCCACGAGGTCCTCGTACTGGAACGCGCGCCGGAGTTCGCCGAGATCGGCGCCGGCATCCAGATCGCCCCCAACGGGCTGCACGCCCTGGACCGGCTCGGCGTCGGCGAAGCCGCCCGCGCCATCACCGTCCGCATGGACGAACTGCGCTTCATGGACGGTGTCTCGGGCGCGCACGTCGCGAGCCTGCCGCTCACCGAGGACTACCGCGC is a window from the Streptomyces sp. NBC_01244 genome containing:
- a CDS encoding pyridoxal phosphate-dependent decarboxylase family protein, with the translated sequence MTAGQQEELALNLSPQAMRALLDAVSERVLGFHQELADGAHPASYVNDSLQTEAYEAGRKICAELREDEIPRQGAEVGELLDELFGPATANGTMHPHPGFMAHVPSGGLFQGAVGDFIARSINRFAGVWIAAPGFQQIERNVIRWYGRMLGYGEGSFGYLTTGGSIANLMGLLCARRAAEDLPGEPVVYVSSEGHYSVAKAAGIAGIPGSRIRSVAAREDCAMDLGALRAAIAADRAAGLVPAAVVGTAGTTNSGAVDDLAAIAGICREEGIWFHADACFGGFFRITERGRAALRGIEEADSIAVDAHKSLFLPHGSSALLVKDQESLRRTFEIPGASYLPGLVEEDEIGDFCTYGPELSREIRGLTAWLPLKMHGVDAFEACMDEKLDLIEYLARELPRIDGLEVVADHPLHLPVLNFKFTAEGLGQGELDRLNAKLCELVCSHGNVYLTTTELPRHGMVVRVCILHPRTGRAVVDQLLKDIAWAAGRLRAPEEI
- a CDS encoding FAD-dependent oxidoreductase, with protein sequence MRAILIGGGPVSCLVARQLRKLSIEVDIYERGPDPRLPRTGRGHSFNLTLTLRGLSTLDPELRDVLYGHGVPCPRRVVHHDDGSLTSQPYGTKEHHLLSIPRHVLHCTLLTEAEEAGARVFFDHEAIKVDTRNARAVFVAKDKGVREAEGDLLLGVDGANSIVRHEMTKAGARLEVQQEFIKHGYIELHMPPGGKGEHALRTMTSGDDRHALHLWPRGEFVLIAQPNQDGSYTTTLFMPLDPDENGRPGLRQLTTSAAVKAFFYKYFPDAVSLLPDLTDDFFAAPPASLKIVRCNPFHYGRTVLLGDAAHTMVPFYGQGINCSFEDVATFIELFQRALTRHDPAAAVQQTLADFTAARKAPGDAIIALSRAHLDELSAQAGQQQYHTQRRIERELHERYPDHFVPLYQRVAFTTIPYDVSLELYERDQQALTDLLERFDPETEAGKIHQAFGERIGGKGRSVAGHTDPGTTAGAGGVTTATAATRGGKK
- a CDS encoding arylamine N-acetyltransferase family protein, producing MMQNDDATAWQGSRLDLDAYLLRIGYTGELAPTIDVLRALTRAHITAIPFEVVDIVLGRPVSLDLLDLQNKLVRRRRGGYCYEHNLLLAAALERIGFAVTGLASRVRVGADGIRPATHALLRVETAETAETGRVWVCDPGFGRNPLEPVELADGAEVTSDGWGFRLNRETTELGDGVYALQASGPQGWFDLHAFTLDQRHPQDWLVANHFLSTHPRSPFACRLVAQKMGEREHHFLDSTVLTTVLPDGTATERRFKPQEIPALLHDLFEVELPRSDHSQLISRVTIAREIDAVYPATLPQPPSSLPRVKPLWEGAVHRPSRKMPVPAS
- a CDS encoding IS701 family transposase; translated protein: MTTVMNTNVRKEGSVVGAQRGRATAVQLRRDQLSEVTEDLCATVFASLRRKDQRERGLQYVRGLLTTHGRKSIRSIAAQVGGPAAEQSLHHFISSSTWDWQPIRTALSRYLEASTPLTAWVAQPMAIPKGGEHSVGVGHRFDPHQGQMFRGQQAFGTWFISPEMATPVGWRLFLPDAENNAEAVANSAQRQVGAPEAAQHMSYEECAASGVIETVKASGMPARPVVLDIRHIGTRLTMNRFAEARVPVIARISPNSRLLVTDPALPGYGSGLMNAGDVLQSIKGLRTPVEWQDPVNPSVHRSSLAAAVRVMMPDPSQSRRRQLLLIGEWTDPRRLPTQMWITDLTRLPVGPLLRLTKKARRVTLSAQHSGQELGLRDYAGRSLHGWHRHVTMASIAHAAHSLVGPAQHQESYAVPATS
- a CDS encoding helix-turn-helix domain-containing protein — translated: MGPDIGSDPGGSGTLAVLELLAEEAPQSRFEGLLSDRRRAGAGAAEIAELTRALELARAVQASAGRRQQREAALTALVDTAHDLTSPYDLDSLLRVITRRARRLLGFDMAWVSLDRPDGTGYVRTSEGETTDLNVGLEAGAGHGLGSMAQARRAPVWSADYLNDDTVPHGPGLDAVVRAEGLHAIIAVPLRHGETTLGALYGADRAVRRFTPDEIGLLFSLADLAAVAIEKARLLEQTREEVTELEWFGSRTNTTLTRVRYLWECHARMAGLVLDGANMSALARATADALDGVLQVRDPGGRPLVSTGELPADLDEEAVAKAALAVHADLLPVELPGDVWLAPVLAGAENLGVLVLHASAPLTVEDVRLLQMASQTVASLILIQRGMAAAEGPVHEELLQELLDRPNRSDRHLLERVRRLGIELDRPHVVVVARPEGGELGRAVAWASSYAYRMNGLKGVRRGCIVLVLPGSDASAAARQVSAELSPLLGHPVSTGAAGPSQGAPEVARVYAEAVRCLDALTALDGAGGTASLSELGFLGLLLSTDHDVEAFIGSTIGPVLEYDETRFTELARTLDAYFESGGSPTHAAEALHVHANTVSRRLDRIAELLGPLWQKPDRALEIQMALRLRKARQVLQERRAEAGQEVAGTA